The DNA sequence AGAAACCGTGAAAATGATCCGCCAAGAATTTTTCCTCCCAAGGCGAAATGGTCAAGTTCAAAAAGATAGCGTACACATCCTTTGTGCTCAGTTTTTGAATGCAGTCTCTCTTTGAGCGCAACAGTAAAATCTTTGACGCCCGCCCATTGATTCTGAGCAATGGTTGCCCATTGAAAATAGGTATATTTAGTTGCTGCAAATTGCAGATGTGTGTTGAAACCTTGCTTATGCCCGGGAATATCGTTGAACAAAATGAGCCGCTTATTATGTTCAACCATCCACTGCAAGGTGGGCCATCCTTCTTTTTCAATCGGATTCCAATCTTCCGGTTTGAGAATTAAATAGGCAATGCCTGATTGTTCAAGATGTTCATCGAGAATTCCGCATTTGGTAACTCGATTCTCTATCGTTATAGTAATAATTTCGTTTGGATGTTTTTCTAAAAATTCTTTAAAGAGGCTGAGCACCTTTTTTTTAAAATCGATATTTTTTTTGAATGGCTGAATAAATTTATTGAGAGTATAACTGCCGTGGCAGACGCGAATCCGCGAACCTTTTTTTTCCAGATCGAGCTCAAATTGGCGAACACCAAGTTCAAGTTGCTCAGCAAGCGTATAATATTGATTTGCGTAAATGTATCCATGTCTCTCGGCAGCATATGCATTGTGCGAAGCTAGCCAGCACACATGATCATAGCGGCGATCAAGGGACGGCATAATAAATTGATCCTCGCCCAGAACGATAGCTGCAAAAAATAAACAAAATCCAAGATATATTTTCACGCACCATCTCCCTAGCTATGCTTTTTTTTGAGCATAGTAGCTCTGAAGATGTGCCTGCAATGTATTTGGTATGCTTATTTATTAATTTCTGTTTTGTTAAATTAATTATTCTTTTTTACTTTTTTCTTTTTGATGTTTTTCATATAACTGCATCCAAATTGAACGGTGATTTTGCGCTTCGTAATAATCTGGCAAATCATCTTTATAAATTTTTGCTTGCGGTAATAATAGGCCATTCACAGAAATGATTTCATATCGTTTGTTGTTATCCTCAGATCCTTCATAAAATTTTGTTTTAATACAAGAATCGAACTGACTCCGAATCTTATTTTCGTTTTCCTCAGTGGCGAGATACGATTCCATTAAGGCAACTTTACCCCATGGCGTCCATAAAAAAAGAGGAGTGCGATCAAAGGAATCTTTTTCTAATAGTAAGCCTTGCTTAGTTATATTGGGGTAACTTGGAATTTGCTCTTCAAGACTTTTAAATAGAATTTGATCAGGAATAATATCTTTAAGAGATTGAACTGCTTTAAACAATTCATAATTATAGAGAGGATCAGCGTCTTCGTTTCTTTTTTCCATAGCATGCTGCGCAGCATTTGCAATTAAAAGTGCGCTGAATATCAAGCGGTTTATTTTATGCATTTGTTTTCTTTCTAAAAAGGAATTTAAATAATTTTTCTACTATTTTTAAAACAGTTTTCCGCCATTTGGGACTGAATTTGACGGATGCAGCAATGTTGCCCTACCAATCTCATCGGGCATTGCGAGTGTTAAACATTCTGAGATGAATGGCCCAATTTGCTTTGGTCCGAAATTAACTACCGCTATTATTTGTTTGCCGAGTAATTGTTCTTTTGAATACTGCGTAATTTGTGCTGAAGATTTTTTGATACCAATTTCTGAGCCAAAATCTATGGTGATTTTATAAGCCGGTTTTCGCGCTTCAGGAAAATCATCGACTGCAATAATAGTACCAACTCGAATATCTACTTTCTCAAAGTCTGCGTAAGAAATAATCATCGTTGCCCCTTAGTTCTTTTGATGCGAAGTTGTTGAGTATGAAATGCTCGTAATTAATAAAAGCCCGATCGCAAATCCTGGAAGCAACGGCATAAAGTTCATATTTAAATAAGGCCAAACCATTCCGGTGATACCACCAAACAGCATGCCAGCAGATGCGCCATATTTATTCGTGCGGGGCATATAGAGTGCGGCAATTACGGCGGGTGCAAACGCAAGCCCGAGGCCAGACCACGCATATGAAACTAAATCGTTTACGCTGCTTGTACTATTATAACTGATCGCATACGCAATTAAGGGAAGGAGAACGACGCACGCACGAATAATAAAAAGTGAAGCACCAGATGAAAGAGGTTTAGTTATAATACGCTTTATAAAGTCTTCAGAAATATTTGATGCGGTGGCTAAAATCTGCGCGGTCATTACCGACATGGTAGCAGCGAAAATTGCGCATAAAATTAAGCCTGCCGCTAGCGGATGAAAAAGTTCTTTCACCATTTCTATAAAAACAAGTTCACGATTCGCAATCGGTTGTGCAAAAAACGTGGTGCCGAGCATTCCAATGAGTGTTGCGGCGCCAAGTACGATTATTTGCCAAGAAATCCCAATCCATTTTGCTTTTGATATTTTAGAGATTTCTTTAATACCCATAAAATTAATTAAGATATGGGGCGAACCAAAATAACCGAGTCCCCAGCCGAATGCTAACGTGATTATTTGGGTAAGCGTGCTATAAGAAGCTGAAGGAATTAATGCATGCGCTATCGTATGAAATCTGAAATCTGGATGAATCGCCATCGAACTCCATGCAACAACTGGTACGATAAGAATCATAGCAAGCAAAAAAAGCCCGCGAAACATATCGCCCCAAGCGACCGCAATAAAACCGCCAATCAAAATATTAATAACAACGATAAAAATGCTGATCGCAATTCCATAATGATAACTTAAGCCAAACGTCGATTCAAAAAGGCGGCCAAGGCCAAGCAATCCTGCTGCAATATAAAAACTTAAAAAGAAGAGCGTAAAAAAAACGGTCATCAAGCGGAGCGCTCCGGAATGATCATGAAAACGGCGCTCGAAAAATGAAGCAAGCGTTACGCTTTCATAATATTCGGTCGCTTTGCGCAACTTGGGGGCAATAAATTGCCAATTGAGGAACATAAAAATAATAAGTCCAATAGCAACCCATGCATTAAAAAGGCCACATCCATAAATAAGGCCCGGATAACCCATGAAAAGCCAATCGCTCATATCGCTTGCTTGAGCAGCAAGAGCGGCAACCCAATAACTTACCGAACGGTTGCCCAAAATGAACGCACCAGCGTTTTTGTTTTTTCGATAAAAATAAATGCTCAACCCTAAAAAGAAAGCAAAATATGCAACGAACGAAATAATATAAGCACTATTCATGAACGACCTCACTTAAAACTATATAATTCTAAATTATCGATTTAGATTCACTTAGGTAAACAGAATGGAAAGAAATAATAAGAAGTACACCCCTCAGGGACGAGGCGTGGGAGTGAGCATGAAATGAGATAAACGTATATTCATGGCTTTTATGGTGAGGTTTGAACTGATACGTGTTAATTCTAATGATTTGCGTGAATAAGTCAAAAACCATAACAAATACTATTACATTGCTATCAATAACAGCGCTGTTACACTAGTTGAGCCAAAATTTATTTTTATTAAAGAGCTTTTTAAGGATCGGCAGATGTATAAAATCACAGCCATTATGATGATTGTTGGATCGCTTTGTGCGCAGGCCATGGAAAACGGGCCAGCAACTATTTTTCAATACAATTATGAGAAACACAGAGTATTGGTGGGTGCATTTCTCAATCAGTATAAAATTGATGATGGACAATTCGTTCCTGAATTGCACAAGTCGATTAACAGTTCATCAAAAAATATTAGTTGCTTCAGCTACGAGGCATTAGAGACTGATATTTGTATAGAAAAAAATGTGGTGAAGGGGCTCGTTCACTATTCTGAGCATTACTCTAATTTTTTCTGCGTAGGCAAAACGAATTTTGCGCAAATTCAATGGATTCAGGTTGCGCAACCGGGCCAAGGAATGGGCTCTGCGCTCTTAGATGCGACGCTTGAAACAGCCAAGAAGCATGATTGTGAGTATGTGATTGCTCAGGTGCCACAACACGCGTACAAAGCTGAGAAATTTTTTGAACGAAATGGTTTTGTGGCAACAAAAACTTCAAATGGCAATCGTTCTTATCGGCATTATTTGGACTAGTATAATGCCCATCACTTTTTTTCTGATGTAACGGTCGCACATATTTTTTTGAGGGCTGCCGGTTTCAATCGATAATACTGCTGATAAACGAGTGCCATGCGCGGATTTTTTGAAAGAATCTTTTTATTTTTATGCAAAAAATACCAATATTTTGCATCCCATAATTGGCACCATTCATCTTTTTTGAATGAGCTGCTCATTGAACGGATATAGTTTGAGCTTGAAATATATGGTTTGGTCATCATCAAACCCGCATCGGCAAATTGGCTCATTCCGAAAACATTTGGCACCATCACCCAATCATACGCGTCGATAAAGAGTTCCATGAACCAAGTGTAAGCTTCGTTCGGATCTGTTTGATTGAGTAACATATAATTTCCTAGTACCATAAGTCGCTCAATATGGTGCGCATACGCGTACGAGAGAATTTTTTTTATGGTCCGATCGATTGGAGTAATGCCAGTAGAGCCGTTCCACCAGCTTTTGGATAATCTATTTTTGTGAGCAAAGAAATTGCTATTTCGTTGTTTTTCGCCATGCATGCAATACATACCGCGCACATATTCTCTCCATCCAATAATCTGTCGAATGAATCCTTCAAGATTATTGAGTGAGATGTTGTGTTTGTTTGCGTATGTCATCGTTTTTTCAATAATATATGCTGGCGTTAAAAGGCCCGCATTCAGAAGGGGTGAAAGTACTGAATGAAACAGAAATGGCGTTGCGTCATTAAGCGCATCCTCGTAATCACCAAAGTGGGCTAATCTTTTTTTTAAAAAGTCGTCGAGCCACTTTTTTGCGTCGGCGTGATTAGTCGGATAACAAAACAGGTCGGTTTCTCCAGGGTTGTCAGAAAAATGCTTTTCAACATATTTTTCAGCGAGAATTACAAACTTAGTTTTTTTGGGTTTCCATAGTTGTGGAATGGTGAGTGTTTCAGGAATTTTTTTTCTATTTTCTTTATCAAGGCTCCACGAGCCGCCAATTGGTTTTCCATTTTTAACAAGGATATTAAGGCGTTTGCGTTGCGCACTATAAAACGATTGCATCCGGAAAACCTGATTTTTCTTACCAAAAGTCTTTTCAATTATGTTGGTGGATGTAAGAAATGCGGGCGTTTCATGTTTTTCAATCTCTATATGATTTTTTTTACACATTTTTTTTAATGTGGCTTCAAATGGCAGATCAACCGGATCGATAAAATGAAGTTTCTTTATTCCCTGTTTGCGCAGTACTGCCGGAAAAGATTCATTGAAGGGGCAATAGTGCACCTCGATTTTTTTCTTTTTTAAATAATCTGCATAGGTTTGCATCGATGCATGATGGAAAATAAGTTTTTGTTTATGAAATGTAAAATCGGTAAAATAACGCGGCGCCTCCCAAATGACAATCGGCATTTTTTGATCAAGCAGCTCCAATTTTTCAAAAAGTTGATGCGGAAGAATGAGAAGCGCTGAGTTACTATTTTTCATGATTTCACACTTTTATAGAGTAGTTTTGCTTTTGCACTTTCTTTTGAATGATCAACCATCGGCGCCGGATAGTTGACAGCATAGCTTGCGAATTTTTTATCCCACATATGAATATCTTTAATGGCAACTTTTTTGAGTTCCGGTATCCATGTTTTTATATAAACGCATTCGGGATCAAATTTTGCTTGCTGCAGCCATGGATTGAAAATGCGAAAATAGGGCTGCGCGTCACACCCAGTAGAGGCCGACCATTGCCAATTACCATTATTAACCGCCGGATCGTAATCAACAAGCTGCCGAGCAAAATATTTTTCGCCCCAGAGCCAATTGATGTGTAAATCTTTGGTTAAAAACGAAGCAACAATCATGCGCACCCTATTGTGCATGTAGCCGGTTGCATTTAATTGTCGCATACCAGCATCAACAATGGGAAAACCGGTTTTGCCTGCGCACCATGCGTCAAAATCTTTTTTACTCGTATTCCAATCCAAGTGATCATATTTTTTATGAAAAGCGTGTCCATATACAAATGGGCTGTGATATGCAACGTGCGTAAAAAAGTCGCGCCAATAAAGTTGGCGAGAAAGTGGATGCCCATGACCGAGTTGTTTGTCTATTGCCTCATATACTTCGCGCACCGAGACGGTGCCGAATTTTAAATGAGCCGAAAGTGCCGTGGTGTGCAATGCAGGAAAATCGCGCGTTTTCTGATAATGCTGAAAGTCAGAGATTGATTTGAGTATGCTCAATGCCTCTTTTCGCCCACCGTGCACAAAAATTTCTTTGTTGCGCGTTGGGAGAATCTGGTTATAAATCGCTGCTGTCTCTGAACCTCTCACTGCCCCACGATAGAAATCCGAAGCTGGTAATTTTTGTGCTTCTCTGATGGTTACATGAAGTGATGCTTTATAGAATGCGGTGAAAACAGCGTAGGGAGTTCCGCCCTGTGTTTTTATCTCTTCCGGTTCATGCAAGAGCGCATCAGCGTATTGATTAAAAGCGACATTATAATGAAGGCAAGCCTTTTTAATCGCTTCATCGCGCTTGATAGAAAACGGGGTATAATCGCGGTTACAAAAAACCGCGTCAATCGTGCCCGCCTTTAAAAGCGATCCTATGATCTCTTCATTTTTTCCGTAAAAAAGATACAGCTTGCCATCTTTTTTGCGAAGTTCTTCATCAAGCTCCTGCAGTGACTCGATCATAAATTGGATAGCATTTAAACTTCGGTAATGATTGTTTTCGCTCACTTGTCGTGAATCAAAAATAAAACAAGGAATAACCGTTTCCGATTGTTTAATAGCTTCAATCAACCCGGTATTATCTTGCAAGCGAAGATCGCGT is a window from the Candidatus Babeliales bacterium genome containing:
- a CDS encoding cryptochrome/photolyase family protein, which produces MKNSNSALLILPHQLFEKLELLDQKMPIVIWEAPRYFTDFTFHKQKLIFHHASMQTYADYLKKKKIEVHYCPFNESFPAVLRKQGIKKLHFIDPVDLPFEATLKKMCKKNHIEIEKHETPAFLTSTNIIEKTFGKKNQVFRMQSFYSAQRKRLNILVKNGKPIGGSWSLDKENRKKIPETLTIPQLWKPKKTKFVILAEKYVEKHFSDNPGETDLFCYPTNHADAKKWLDDFLKKRLAHFGDYEDALNDATPFLFHSVLSPLLNAGLLTPAYIIEKTMTYANKHNISLNNLEGFIRQIIGWREYVRGMYCMHGEKQRNSNFFAHKNRLSKSWWNGSTGITPIDRTIKKILSYAYAHHIERLMVLGNYMLLNQTDPNEAYTWFMELFIDAYDWVMVPNVFGMSQFADAGLMMTKPYISSSNYIRSMSSSFKKDEWCQLWDAKYWYFLHKNKKILSKNPRMALVYQQYYRLKPAALKKICATVTSEKK
- a CDS encoding sodium/proline symporter; the encoded protein is MNSAYIISFVAYFAFFLGLSIYFYRKNKNAGAFILGNRSVSYWVAALAAQASDMSDWLFMGYPGLIYGCGLFNAWVAIGLIIFMFLNWQFIAPKLRKATEYYESVTLASFFERRFHDHSGALRLMTVFFTLFFLSFYIAAGLLGLGRLFESTFGLSYHYGIAISIFIVVINILIGGFIAVAWGDMFRGLFLLAMILIVPVVAWSSMAIHPDFRFHTIAHALIPSASYSTLTQIITLAFGWGLGYFGSPHILINFMGIKEISKISKAKWIGISWQIIVLGAATLIGMLGTTFFAQPIANRELVFIEMVKELFHPLAAGLILCAIFAATMSVMTAQILATASNISEDFIKRIITKPLSSGASLFIIRACVVLLPLIAYAISYNSTSSVNDLVSYAWSGLGLAFAPAVIAALYMPRTNKYGASAGMLFGGITGMVWPYLNMNFMPLLPGFAIGLLLITSISYSTTSHQKN
- a CDS encoding phosphatidylinositol-specific phospholipase C domain-containing protein — encoded protein: MKIYLGFCLFFAAIVLGEDQFIMPSLDRRYDHVCWLASHNAYAAERHGYIYANQYYTLAEQLELGVRQFELDLEKKGSRIRVCHGSYTLNKFIQPFKKNIDFKKKVLSLFKEFLEKHPNEIITITIENRVTKCGILDEHLEQSGIAYLILKPEDWNPIEKEGWPTLQWMVEHNKRLILFNDIPGHKQGFNTHLQFAATKYTYFQWATIAQNQWAGVKDFTVALKERLHSKTEHKGCVRYLFELDHFALGGKILGGSFSRFLDKLAYGYTPFVTNYKKINGAKLQAVFERVLKEGLDTGILKGRYPNFIKVDYVNEGNPMKLVNYINELANDPEKRLAMFSPIYPH
- a CDS encoding tRNA-binding protein, with the translated sequence MIISYADFEKVDIRVGTIIAVDDFPEARKPAYKITIDFGSEIGIKKSSAQITQYSKEQLLGKQIIAVVNFGPKQIGPFISECLTLAMPDEIGRATLLHPSNSVPNGGKLF
- a CDS encoding deoxyribodipyrimidine photo-lyase, which translates into the protein MNYKTSLFIFRRDLRLQDNTGLIEAIKQSETVIPCFIFDSRQVSENNHYRSLNAIQFMIESLQELDEELRKKDGKLYLFYGKNEEIIGSLLKAGTIDAVFCNRDYTPFSIKRDEAIKKACLHYNVAFNQYADALLHEPEEIKTQGGTPYAVFTAFYKASLHVTIREAQKLPASDFYRGAVRGSETAAIYNQILPTRNKEIFVHGGRKEALSILKSISDFQHYQKTRDFPALHTTALSAHLKFGTVSVREVYEAIDKQLGHGHPLSRQLYWRDFFTHVAYHSPFVYGHAFHKKYDHLDWNTSKKDFDAWCAGKTGFPIVDAGMRQLNATGYMHNRVRMIVASFLTKDLHINWLWGEKYFARQLVDYDPAVNNGNWQWSASTGCDAQPYFRIFNPWLQQAKFDPECVYIKTWIPELKKVAIKDIHMWDKKFASYAVNYPAPMVDHSKESAKAKLLYKSVKS
- a CDS encoding GNAT family N-acetyltransferase translates to MYKITAIMMIVGSLCAQAMENGPATIFQYNYEKHRVLVGAFLNQYKIDDGQFVPELHKSINSSSKNISCFSYEALETDICIEKNVVKGLVHYSEHYSNFFCVGKTNFAQIQWIQVAQPGQGMGSALLDATLETAKKHDCEYVIAQVPQHAYKAEKFFERNGFVATKTSNGNRSYRHYLD